TCTTCGATCTGCACAAATTTAAAACAAGTCAATCAATCTACTGAATACTGATCAGGCAGTAAAATGAATGGACCATAGTCCGTTTCCTTGCAAGTTCTTGCCGCATTTGCACAATGTGTGAGCAGGGAAGAGATCAAAGCCTAGCTTGCCTTTGCCGTGATGGTGATGTTGAGGCAGGAGTCGGTGAAGGGCACGACGTTGGTGTTTATGATGGAGAGGCCCTGGTTCTCGAGCTCGGAGAGCACCATCACCAGCacgcctctcctctccttgcAGCAGATCTTCAGGAGCGCCGTGTTGCCCCGGATGCCGGCCTCCACGGCAGGGCTCGAGTActcgccgccatctcctccgcccccgccaccgctggtgccggcggccgcgtcgtTGTCGGCTCCGGCGGATATGCAGCACTTGCTCTCGAACACGGTGGTGGAATCGGCCGACCTCCGCGTGCCTTGCTCCTCCAGGGCCTTCACCTTCTCCTCCAGCTGCTTCACGTACTCGATTGTGCTCCCCAGCAGAGATATCTTGTCCGTCTGCAACAACGTGAAAAGGGCTAATCGATTAAAGCTGGCACTACTTTTACTTTGTGATTGCATAATGGGGGCGTTCTGAATATAAGAGAAGGGCTGATGAAAAATGATCGGAGACACCTTCTTGAGGCCAGGGACGATGGTGGCCAGAGACAcgaactgctgctgcagcttctCGCGCCGCTTGCGCTCGGCCATGACGTGCTCCTGCGCGTTGCCCGGCGCCCTGCTCCGCCTCTCCGGCGCCTGCAGCTGCACGGCCTCCATGCCGTCCTGCTGCCAGCTGCCGGATCCCCCGGAGAAGTTGAGGGTGGTGGCCATGGCCTGGCCGCCGAAGGAGAGGAAGTTCGATGGCGGCTGCCCTTGCTCATCCTTGACGGCCGGCATCGCTCCGAAGGACAGGTTGGGCAATGACGATGAGCCCCCAAAGCTCTGGAAATTGGAGCTGCGAGGTGGATGGAACGATGACGGGGTTGCCATCGGCGACGTGTAGTACTGCTCTCGATGTTGATCGgggagtggcggcggctccgCGAACTGCTGCTCCATGCCGGGTACATGCCCGTCTTGCTGGTACATGTACGCTAGCTCATCCTCTTCCTGACATGGCCATTGCAAGAATTATACACTCCACTCCGATTaagcatcgatcgatccaaaCTTTCAGAGATCACAAGGAAGGACCGCAATGTGCTTACCGGCTGAGTTAACCATTGGTTTGGTTGCTCCATCACTGCGCGCACGCAGGAAGACACGGATAATTGTAAGCACAGAGAAACACCAGGCTAGCTAGAGAAGTAGAATTTCAGGTGAGGAAATACCTGCGCCGATACCTCTTCTCCACGATGTTTTCTCCTTCTGTTTTCTTGTAGCTCCGCTCCTCTTCTCTCTTGACTTTCCTGTCTTTGCTTATATACAGGAGTACAGGACAGTATAGTGGTGTGAACTTCTGGGTGTTGCTGTTGAGAAGAAGGCGTTCACGTGCTCCATGCATTCGTAGATAAGGTCAAGGTAAAGGTTTAGTAAGCAAAATACAAATACTACTTTGCACGTTTGGCTACGCGCTACACCTACGCGTTTCAATATGTTTCTTCAACGCCTGTTCCAGTGCATGGCCTACTTTTGTGTTGACATCACAGCTCCGATCTCTCAAGATCTGTTGCTATCTTTATTCCACCCAGAGATTTGTAATCAGGAACTAGTTTTTAAAGAACCTTCTCGCATACCTCCACGAGAGTACAAGACCTGTCTGAAGATTCAGTAGGTTCGATGACAGTGACACTTGGATAGAAACTGAAGATGTGCATGGCTGCTTGATGAAGTCTGTTTCACTCGAACGTACGGCAGcgttgcaagttgcaactaGTTAAGTTAACCAATTCCTACATGGATTGGCAGTTGTCCACTCAACCAATGTGTGCATTTGTAGAAGGATGTGTTGTTCATTTGTTGTTGCAGTGACTGCGACGCTTTGTGATGGATGTGTACGGTAGGTTGAAGTGACGGCGACGTTTTTGGAAGGATGCGTGCATTTGTTGTTGGAGGTAAGAACAATTTATGAACTCCCCTAGTGTGCATACCAATATCATATCCTTTTGTCAATTGTTTAGGAGATCCATGCGATAATGGCGCTGCATTCTTTATACTGAACCTGCAAGCTTTGGATTACAGAAGCAAATCCCGAGAAAAAGGATTCAAATCAATGTGCAAACAGAAGACAACTGTTCAGGACCAACTGGATGGAAAGTCCAAACctgaagatggcaaaagaaGAGGACAGATGACTTGTTATTTTGTCTTGGCCCCATCAATGAGGTTAAGGCGTTAAGCTACTATAGTAGATAAAGTGTCATGTTGCTGCATTCTTCTAGGTTTGCAATTTGGGAAATATCTATTGATCCACATGCAAAAAACAGCAGATCTAGTCCAGGTGC
This is a stretch of genomic DNA from Brachypodium distachyon strain Bd21 chromosome 1, Brachypodium_distachyon_v3.0, whole genome shotgun sequence. It encodes these proteins:
- the LOC100833764 gene encoding transcription factor bHLH18 isoform X2, with product MEQPNQWLTQPEEDELAYMYQQDGHVPGMEQQFAEPPPLPDQHREQYYTSPMATPSSFHPPRSSNFQSFGGSSSLPNLSFGAMPAVKDEQGQPPSNFLSFGGQAMATTLNFSGGSGSWQQDGMEAVQLQAPERRSRAPGNAQEHVMAERKRREKLQQQFVSLATIVPGLKKTDKISLLGSTIEYVKQLEEKVKALEEQGTRRSADSTTVFESKCCISAGADNDAAAGTSGGGGGGDGGEYSSPAVEAGIRGNTALLKICCKERRGVLVMVLSELENQGLSIINTNVVPFTDSCLNITITAKIEEGFSSAVDLVKNLTTALRNFN
- the LOC100833764 gene encoding transcription factor NAI1 isoform X1, which codes for MHGARERLLLNSNTQKFTPLYCPVLLYISKDRKVKREEERSYKKTEGENIVEKRYRRSDGATKPMVNSAEDELAYMYQQDGHVPGMEQQFAEPPPLPDQHREQYYTSPMATPSSFHPPRSSNFQSFGGSSSLPNLSFGAMPAVKDEQGQPPSNFLSFGGQAMATTLNFSGGSGSWQQDGMEAVQLQAPERRSRAPGNAQEHVMAERKRREKLQQQFVSLATIVPGLKKTDKISLLGSTIEYVKQLEEKVKALEEQGTRRSADSTTVFESKCCISAGADNDAAAGTSGGGGGGDGGEYSSPAVEAGIRGNTALLKICCKERRGVLVMVLSELENQGLSIINTNVVPFTDSCLNITITAKIEEGFSSAVDLVKNLTTALRNFN